The genomic region CAGGTGACAAAGTTAATAGAGGAGAGCACGGTGGCAAAGACTGTGAAGAATGCCATTGATACGGATAAACTACTGGACTGGCTTGTGGAGAACTCTGTTCTGTCAATAGCGCTAGAAGGTCAGGAATCATCCATTTATGAGCATGGCCACAACCTTTGGTATTTAATCATGTTGGAATTATTCCCTGTTGTCGCAACAGGCAATATCGACCAGGCTCAGTATTGCGAGAGAATAAAGGGAATCATCGAGCTGCTGGGAAGTAAACTCTCCCTGGATGAACTTTCCAAAATCTGGAGGATACAGGTTAGcattagcacacacacacaatggtggtgtagcccaaaaaaaaaacggacatGTGAACCCTGTCGTGTGTTTGCTTTTCAGGCCGGCCAGTCGTCAACTGTGATCGaaaacattcacacaatcatcgcCGCCGCCGCGGTCAAGTTCAGCTTCGATCAGCTCACTCATTTGTTTGTGCTCATACAGAAGGTCGGCGACAAGTCACGTTAAGTGAAAAGTGTCATTTGGCTAAAATGTGTGTGGTGGCTCATTCAGAGCTGGGAGGTGGAGAGCGATCGCGTCAGGCAAAAGCTGCTCAGTCTGATCGGGAGGATCGGAAGGGAGGCGCGCTCTGAAACCACCACCGGCAAGGTGAGAGTTAGCTAATGCTAATTACGGTTAGCACTTGTATGGCGTTTCATGATATATGGTAGCGTTAAGCTAGCTGCTTTTCATGAGAGGAAACATTTTGgggttcaaatgttttttttgtttttttttacatgccagTTTTACCACCTTGGAGTGACATACAAACATCTTGAAGCAAGCACGctgtgcctctttttttttttttttttcccggtctCATTGTCTTGCAGTTCAATTTCAGTCAAGCTAGCAGATGTTCAAGTTGAAGTTATTCCATTCCatccttttgttttgtttccgaTTTACACCGCCGTGACAGAAAAAGTCGCACTTGTCACTTGAAGATAAATCCAGCCCGACATACCGATTGCGTGCGTTGCGTCCAGGTGCTGGAGGTGCTTTGGGAGTTGGCGCACCTCCCCACGCTGCCCACCAGTCTCGTTCAGCAGGCTCTGGAGGAGCACCTGGGGATCTTGAGCGACGCCTACGCTGTCAAGGAGACCGTCAAACGCAACTACATCATTAAATGCATCGAGGACATCAAaaaggtggggtggggggcgagCAGCCCCGTACTCGTCCCTCCTCGTTTATTTGCTCCTTGAGCATTGGCttttattgtatattttttttatggttcTAAAGTTGAGGGGGCTCAAGGTTCAGCGGGTTCGTTTTTAAAGCAAGCGTTGCGTTTCATCACTTGCTTGCGAACGCTTTTGTGTGAAGCTGCCACGTCCCCGTTAACTGCACTTCGGTTCTTTGTGGAGTGATTTGTGAGAAACACAAGTTGACACacgattgttatttttttaaacaaattgcATTCTTGGAATTTTCTGAAGATCAAGACAAGATTATGAACAGAAAAGCAATCATTGGACGACATTTCTTTAAGTAAAATGAACTACTCATTTTTGCGTAAGTTTGCACCCCCTAAGCAGCACTGGAATTCGGGTGTCATTTTTGTCCCAGATCGCGCAGATGTTATTGTGTCAAATGAAAATATGTGCTGTCCAGACTCAAGGGGACCCAAAAGGCAGCGACACTCAAAGTTCATTTCTCTCCGGCTCTTGGGGAAAGCGGAAATCTCTGTTGGTGAAAGTAAGAGAAGACGCCCGATTTTCtggtccccccccccttttttattttttattttaaatcccacCGACTTCTCTGGTCTTCAATCTCGGTGCTTCACCAAACGAGTGGGCTTTCATTGGTCGCACGTGGATAATTTCAGGTGTATGCTAATTTTGGGTTTGGGTCATCTTATAGCGGGTGTGTGGAAAGGAATCCAATCAGagccatggatttttttttttaagtgtaaaTTCCACGCTTTGTATCCATGGCGCTGATTCTCTTCCTCGCTACAAAAAATGCAAGGTCAGCGATGGCAAGGCCGTCACGGTCTTGCTTTTTTTGTCGTCTGTGCTTTTTTTATTGCTTTCGTCCGATCGTCTATCTCGTGCTTGTTCCTCTGGCAGGCTTCTCAGCCGAGCAGCCCTCAGGCAATTTGGGTGGTACCCGCCCTGCGTCAGTTGCACGAGATCACCCGCTCCTTCATCAAGCAGACCTACCAGAAGCAAGACAAGGTTACCCCCAAAAAAAGTCACAgcgataaaaatatatattttataaatcaaaatatttcaTACAACAGAGCATCATCCAGGATCTGAAGAAGAACTTTGAGATCGTCAAGCTGATCACGGGTTCCCTCGTTTGCTGCCATCGGCTCGCGGTGACCGCGGCGGGAAACGGTTGCCTGTCCGGCTCTACCATGGTGGACGGGAGATACACCTACCAGGAGGTTCGGATCTTTGTCTGGCTTCAGCATAATTCCTGCTACTGAACTTCTTGTGGACCCGCTTTCCTCTCCACTTTCAGTATCTGGATGGCCACCTGCGCTTCTTGGCCTTCTTCCTCCAGGAGGCCAGCCTCTACCTGGTGTGGAACAGGGCCAAGGAGATCTGGGAGTGCCTGGTGTCCGGCCCGGATGTTTGTGAACTGGACCGAGAGGTACCCAGACGATGCTGCAAACGCGGCGTTCGCAAACGTCTCATCTTCTTCTCATTCCCAGATGTGCTTCGAGTGGTTCACCAAAGGCCAACATGATCTGGAGAGCGACGTCCAGCAGCAGCTCTTCAAGGAGAAGATCCTGAAACTGGAGCCGTATGAGATCACCATGAACGGTCGGTCGGGCGTGCATCTCGCAATCGAGTGTCTGCTGCACCTGCTAACATCCTTACGTGTCCCTCAAGGTTTCAACCTGTTCAAGACCTTCTTTGAGAACGTCAATCTGTGCGATCATCGACTGAAACGCCAAGGAACCCAGTTGGTCTGTCTCCACTCGCGTTATTCCATAAATAAGCAAAAAGAATCGTCCTCAATGTGCTCAAACGCTTTCAGTGTGTGGAACGGCTCGACCTGGCAGGGATGGACTTTATCTGGCGTATCGCCATGGAAACCCCCGATGAAGAGATAGCCAATGAAGCCATTCAGCTCATTATTACATACAGCTACACCAACCTCAACCCCAAAATGAAGAAGGTCAGCGGCAAGAACTTAAAATCGTGTTTCCACAATCACTAACCAATTAAAATCTTCGCAGGATTCCGTATCTTTGCACAAGAAGTTCATCGCCGATTGTTATAAGCGACTCGAGGTGAGTGTTGCGCAACGGTGATGAACATCTCAAGCGCAcccctgagaactttttttatttatttttatatcagGCAGCCAGTTCTGCTTTGGGCGGCCCTACTTTGACCCACGCCGTGACTCGAGCCACCAAGATGCTGACGGCCACCGCCATGCCCACGGTGGCCACGTCTGTACAATCACCTTCCAGGTACCATCTACCATCAAGATGATTAAATCCAACCCCACGTCACAACCGTCTTTCTCCTCCAGATCCACTAAGCTGGTCATAATAGAAAGACTGCTGTTGCTGGCCGAACGCTACGTCATCACTATCGAGGTTAGAACTTCCACCTCCGCCACAAATCTGTTTCTATTCTTCTGTAAAACCACTTCACCTCTTCCTGGCAGGATATGTACTCGGTTCCTCGCACCATACTACCTCACGGGGCTTCGTTCAACGGACACCCCGTCACTCTTCACATCACTTATGAGTCTACCAAAGACACGTTCACCTTAGAGGTTCTGCACCCTAAATAACCCTTTATTGATTAACATCTCCAGAGGAAATCTCAATTCCTTCTCTCTTCTTTGCAGACGCACAGTAATGAAACGATAGCAAGCATCCGGTGGAAGATATCCGAGCACTTGAGCTGTCCGGTGGATAATGTCCAGATCTTTGCCAATGATAGTGTGGTAGGTGTTGCTAAAAATAGGAGCTCtgtgttcctctttttttttttttaatactattcTTATGTCACTCCCTCATTAAAGTATTGTGCTCCTCTCCCGGTCATGTGTTTCCCCTGAAGTCAATTGTAGCTAATCCATCTGGCGTGTAGCGAGTGGCAAGGGAAACACCACCTTAAGCAACATCccgatttttctttctttcgttcTCTCATTCGATCCCTTCCGCTTTCCCCTTTCACCTGGTGTTAGTTGACCATGAACCGGGACCAGAAACTGCTGTCCCAGCTCGGCTTTAGCGACGAGCAGAGCTTGACGGTGAAGAGCTCGGGCACGGGCACGCCTTCGGGAAGCTCCGAGTCGTCCGCCTCGGCCTCCAGCGGTTCCAGCTCGGCCGTCTTCAACTCCGCCTACGCTCTGGAGCAGGTAGAGCGGTAACGCGTCCATTTTTTACGCTTTGGTTTGGTTCCAACGTGTGTTATTGTCGTCTTACTAGGAGAAGTCCCTACCTGGCGTTGTTATGGCGCTGGTGTGCAGTGTGTTTGAGATGCTTTACCAGCTGGCTAACTTGGATGAAACAAGGTAGAAAACGCTAAATAGAAATCATTCAAGTTAAATTGAATTACAGAATTAATTATtgagtgtgtttttcttttctcccaggATCACTCTCCGTGTAAGAAAGCTGCTCCTCCTGATCCCAACAGATCCCGAGGTGCAGGACGCTCTCGACAACTTTGTCCCCAAAGAATCCAGCGTATGGAGCCATCAGGTAAAGGCCacgctttgttatatatgtttttaaatTTCCCAAACATAAATGACAAAACGGTTGGAACGTGAAACCATTTTTGTTGTAGTACCAAGACTGACCTTTTGGAGGCAGCACTCCTACTGTGTTGTTTATTCTTCTTGTAGAAGACGTTGTTCACCCTCGGCCAGGGGACCGGCTCTCGCTCACCATCGACAGCTTCTAAAAATCAACATCAACCCAGCGCCGCGTCCATCCTGGAGTCCCTGTTCAGGTCCTCGGCCCCGGGCATGTCCACCTTTCGAGTGCTCTACAATCTGGAGGTAGGCGACgtcatgttgtgtgtgtgtgtagctcaCCAAATGAGATGCTcactttttttcattcacgCCTCAGGTGCTGAGCTCCAAACTCATGCCCACGTCTGATGATGAGATGGCGAAAACCAGCAGCAAGTCCTTCTGTGACAACTTCCTCAAAGCAGGAGGACTCAGGTATGACACATGAAGCATATTATCAAAAGAGTTAATCCTAGGAGGGGGGCGGAGTCATGATAGACTCGATTTTGTTCTTCTCCTAAATGGAGTTTCTGTTCATTTGCAGTCTGGTGGTGAATGTTATGCAAAGAGACTCCATCCCTTCAGAAGTGGACTACGAGACCCGACAAGGCGTCTACTCAATCTGTCTTCAGTTGGCCAGGTGAGGCCAAATGCATTAGAGGGCGCCAAAAATTTAGTCTTCCATGCTCACCcgccttttattttttatttaatttatttatttaattttcttcAACCACAGGTTCCTTCTGGTTGGCCAGAGCATGCCCATGGCCCtggatgatgatgtcatccgGGACGGGGATGCGCTGTCGTCCCGCCCGTTTCgcaacgccggccgcgccggccgCCAGCTCTCCCTCTGCGCCACACCGGAGAAGTCCACCTACAGACAGATGTCCCTCTCTGAGCGCTCGTCCATCAGAGTGGAGGAGATCATACCCGCTGCCCGTGTGGCTATTCAGGTGATGCGGGCTACTTACTGCTTCTCAAAATGGCCGACCCAGCACACTACACAGAACCATTTTTTTAGACCATGGAGGTGGGCGACTTCACCTCTACCGTGGCGTGTTTCATGCGACTGAcctgggcggcggcggcggggcgaCTGGATCTTGTCGGCAGCCCGCAGCCAATCAGAGAGACCCACGGCTCGCTTCTAGCTCAGGGAGTGCGCACCAGAGTCAGTAGCACAGGTGAGAAAAAGGTTGGAAAGCATCTTCTCTAGGAACATTTCTGAGTAGTCACGATACTAACGAAGTGTTGGGTGGCTTCACAGGAAGTAACTGCAGCTCCAGCAGCGAGGGAGAGACCACGCCCACCGCCCTGCACGCCGGCATTTGCGTCCGGCAGCAGAGCGTCTCTATAAAGGACGCCATCATCGCTCGCGAGGCTCTGTCGCTCCTGGTCACCTGCCTGCAGCTACGTTGTCAGCAGCTGTGTAAGAATCTCAAGTCACGCTCGTGCCATTCATCTTGAGGGCCTTCTGATGTTTTCTCTCCACAGCTTCTTTTTATAACCTGCCCTCTGTGAACGACTTCATCATTGACGTGCTGCTGGGATCTCCCAGTGGAGAGGTaaggagagatttttttttcttctcagggtTCCAAATATCTTACTGTGAGCTTCTTCATCGTTTTTCTTTCAGATCCGCCGCGTGGCCTGCGACCAGCTGTACACGCTTAGCCAGTCAGACACGTCCGGCTTTGCCGACGTGCAGAAGCCCAACTTGTTCCTGCTCTCGGTCATCCTCACCGCTCAGCTGCCACTGTGGAGTCCCACGTCGGTGATGAGGGGAGTCAACCAGAGGTAAATCCTAGAAGAAGTCCAAATAAGATCGGAAAGGGAGGAACATGGCGCTCATGTCGTTGCTTGGATTGCAGATTGCTGTCGCAGTGCACGGAATACTTTGACCTGCGATGTCAGCTCCTGGATGATCTAACAAGTGAGCGTTAAGTTGAGCTCCACTCGAGTGCTCCGATTCCTTATCAACTTTTCCGTTTACCTTTTAGCTTCGGAGATGGAGGCGTCGCACGTCATCACCGCCACCATGCTGGAGGACGAAATCTCTTGGCTGGACAATTTTGAGCCCAGCTGGAGCTCAGAGATGGAGACCAGCGAGGCGGACAACATCCTCCTGGCGGGACACCTGCGGCTCATCAAGACCTTGCTCTCACTTTGCGGCAAAGAGAAGGAGCATCTCGGTATGTAGTAGCGGAcagaagtattgggacaccgAGTTGAAAAGCTCGTCGACACTGATCCTTAAATTTTTTACACAGGCCCGTCGCTGATCCAGCAGCTGTTGGATGACTTCCTGTTCCGAGCGTCACGCATCATTATCAACACCTCCAATTCCACCGCCTCCCCGGCCCCCAGCCACGATTTCCATCCAAAGTATAATAATCGCTCAAGATTATTTTTCAAGacagaaaataaaatgattttttttttcggacTACCTGATCCAGGTGCAGCACGGCCAGCAGCCGTCTGGCGGCCTACGAGGTCCTGGTGATGCTGGCCGACAGCTCCCTCTCCAACCTGCGACTGATCACCAGCGAGTTGCTCTCCATGCACCACCAGTCCGACCCGTCGCTCTGTAAAGAGTTTGATGTAAGGCGAGATATTCCACCCGAGCTCTGACGTTCAATTTTCTTATCTCGTTTTTTTTGTCAGTATCTTCCTCCTGTAGAGAGCCGCTCCGTTTCGGGTTTTGTGGGTCTGAAGAACGGCGGAGCCACGTGTTATATGAATGCCGTTTTCCAGCAGCTTTACATGCAGCCGGGTCTACCAGAGGTACCCtcggcattattattatttttttttttgttatatattatatatattttttttgttatttattatataaatattatgtttttttatttttagaatttttatataatttttaatctatatataaatatatatttaattttttattattattttattttacatgctGTTTACATAAATTATCGCTTCTCAAGGCGTTCCTGTCGATCGAGGACGACACAGACCAGCCGGATGAGAGCGTCTTCTACCAGGTTCAGTCTTTGTTTGGTCACCTGATGGAGAGCAAACTGCAGTACTACGTCCCGGAGAACTTCTGGAAGGTATTAgaagatttgataaaaataaaaatgaaggacTTAAAAATATGGGCTCCATTTTAAGATCTTCAAGATGTGGAACAAAGAGTTGTACGTGCGAGAGCAGCAGGACGCGTATGAGTTCTTCACCAGCCTGGTGGACCAGCTTGACGAACATCTCAAGGTATGATATTCTTCCAATATAATCTTACCGTGCACTAAATCCAACTTTTTCCCCTCTTCTGCCAGAAAATGGGCCGAGAGCAAATCTTCAAAAACACCTTTCAGGGCATCTACTCCGACCAAAAAATCTGCAAAGACTGCCCTCATCGGTGAGTCTGTGGCCACTACATTAGGTATTGTATCTTTCATCGAACCTGACAACTAAATGGAAACTGAATTGCAGGTACGAGCGGGAAGAGACCTTCATGGCGCTGAACCTCGGCGTGACCTCTTGTCAGAGTCTGGAGATCTCCCTGGACCAGTTTGTCCGAGGGGAGGTTCTGGAAGGCAGCAACGCTTACTACTGCGAGAAATGCAAGGAAAAGGCATGTAAAGCTTCtcgtcttttttatttatttttttgatgaCCAGCGTTCCTAAAAGGTTTCTTGTATTCCACAGAGGACCACTGTGAAGAGGACGTGCATCAAATCGCTCCCCAGCGTTCTCTGCATCCATCTCATGCGCTTCGGCTTCGACTGGGAAAGCGGACGCTCCATCAAATACGACGAACAGATTCGGGTGCGTACGGAAGGAAGGTGTTATCCATCCATGTCGAGACCGACGAGACGTCAACTCGTGTTTTGCAGTTCCCCTGGGTGCTGAACATGGAGCCGTACACCGTGTCGGGGATGGCGCGCCAAGACTGCAGCGGCGAGGGCGGCGAGGGCCGAGGCGACGGCACGTCTGGCGGCTCGCCCAGGAAAAAGGTCACCATCTCGGAGAACTACGAGCTGGTGGGCGTAGTGGTCCACAGCGGCCAGGCTCACGCCGGCCATTACTACTCCTTCATCAAAGATAGACGGTAAGTTGTGTACAATTTAGTATTTGTCCGCGTTGATCATATTTTTGTCCACCGGGTGCGCAGCGGCAGCTCGCGAGGACGTTGGTACAAGTTCAACGACAACGTGGTGGAGGAGTTTGACATGAACGACGAAACTCTGGAGTACGAGTGCTTCGGAGGAGAATACCGGCCCAAAGTTTACGATCAGTGTGAGCATCACGTGCAAACTGTTTGGAGCTCCATTAAGAGCAACGTTTtgattcctgtgtgtgtgtgtttgcagccaATCCTTACCCGGATGTGAGGAGAAGATACTGGAATGCCTACATGTTGTTTTATCAGAAAATCAGCGATCAAAACTCGCCCGTCCTGCCCAAAAAAAGCCGGGTCAGCATCATGAGGCAGGAAGCAGAGGACCTCACACTGTGAGCGATGGACACTTTTTATTATTAAGTCAGCAAAGGTGGCAAAATTAATgaatgaaggtttttttttttaggtccgcTCCCTCCTCGCCCGACGTCTCACCGCAGTcgtccccccgcccccccagggCCAACAACGATCGCCTCACCCTACTCACCCGCCTGGTCCGCAAGGGTGAGAAGAAAGGCCTGTTTGTGGAGAAGATGCCCACCAGCATCTACCAGGTGGGCGTCGAGCTTCCCGCGTCCTGATTGCGTCACCGCCTTGACCTCCCGGTTGTCTTTGTGACCCCGAGTAGATGGTGAGGGACGAGAATCTCAAGTTCATGCGGAACAGAGACGTCTACAACAGCGACTACTTCAACTTCACGCTCTCGCTGGCCTCCGTCAACgcggtgagttttttttttttcaggtgcaGACAACTCCGTAATTATTGAAGACAAAAttaaatcttgttttttttgcagactAAACTGAAGCACCCAGACTACCAGGCCATGGCCAAAGAAAGTCTCCAGCTGGCCGTCCATTTCCTCTTCCATACCTACCTGCACACCAAAAAGAAGCTCCGGTATGAATAAAGACGAGTACCAACATGAGCAGTTGCATTTATGTCACCATGTCTTCTTCACTCGAGCAGCGTGGACACCGAGGAGTGGATGGCCACCGTGGAGGTGTTGCTGTCCAAAAGCAGCGCGGCTTGCCAGTGGATGATTCAGTACCTGGTTGGATCAGAGGGACGGGAAATGACCAGGTGGGAATTATCAGGCGCCCTCTAGCGGCCTTTACTGTAAAGACAGCTTGAGtgaaaagaacaacaacaaaactctGAGGACACTTTCTGTTCTGCTCATCACCtctaatgatgataatgataataacgATGATGTTCTTCTTGCTGTAGGATTTGTCTTCTGGAATGCGGCATGAGGGAAGTACGGGTGGTGGTGGCGTCCATCCTGGAGAAGACCCTGGAGAGCGCGCTGCACTTTGCCGACCCAGGTCTGGACGGGCTGACGGACGCCCTGCTCTCGCTGCTGGACAAGGACGTCCCCGAGAACGTGAAGAACTGCGCGCAGTACTTCAGCCTCTTCAGTAacttctctcagaaggtaacgACGGCAATTTCACACGTCGTGGTTTCCatacaattgaattttttttttttccactcaggGTTGTGAAGCTTGTCAACTTTTGTTGAAGCACTCGGCCTATCGCCGGATGCTCCTTTTCCTTTTGGGACCCAATCGCCAAAACAATCAGGTAGACTTTTAATCACAAGCAGGTGCGATCACCATCTTGCTTCGTCTTTCCAACAAGTTCTCCTCTGGTTCTCTGTAGAACCGGCGGTGGAGTCCAGCACAGGCT from Syngnathus scovelli strain Florida chromosome 10, RoL_Ssco_1.2, whole genome shotgun sequence harbors:
- the usp24 gene encoding ubiquitin carboxyl-terminal hydrolase 24 isoform X2; translated protein: METEEEQHITTLLCMGFPDPDVIRKALRLAKNDINEAVALLTNESPGLGYGYEPMESGPAPALSTSGDGETGGRTGTGGFDPPPAYHDVVDGERSNDENGNCSGSSSSMEFPTTNLYELESRVFTDHWSIPYKREESLGKCLIASTCLARHGLADADENCKRFVERCMPEAFKKLLTSSAVHKWGTEIHEGIYNMLMLLVELVAERVKQDPVPVNLMGVLAMAFNPDNEYHFKNRMKACQRNWAEVFGDEANMFAVSPSNSYQKEPHGWLVDLVNQFGELGGFTAIQTKLNVEEIEIACVSALVQPLGVCAEYLNSSLVQPMLDPVIHKMITYVQNLEEKDLKDKRLVSIPDLLSAIKLLCMKFQREMVTVVDDLRLDTLLRMLKTPHFSTKMNSLKEVTKLIEESTVAKTVKNAIDTDKLLDWLVENSVLSIALEGNIDQAQYCERIKGIIELLGSKLSLDELSKIWRIQAGQSSTVIENIHTIIAAAAVKFSFDQLTHLFVLIQKSWEVESDRVRQKLLSLIGRIGREARSETTTGKVLEVLWELAHLPTLPTSLVQQALEEHLGILSDAYAVKETVKRNYIIKCIEDIKKASQPSSPQAIWVVPALRQLHEITRSFIKQTYQKQDKSIIQDLKKNFEIVKLITGSLVCCHRLAVTAAGNGCLSGSTMVDGRYTYQEYLDGHLRFLAFFLQEASLYLVWNRAKEIWECLVSGPDVCELDREMCFEWFTKGQHDLESDVQQQLFKEKILKLEPYEITMNGFNLFKTFFENVNLCDHRLKRQGTQLCVERLDLAGMDFIWRIAMETPDEEIANEAIQLIITYSYTNLNPKMKKDSVSLHKKFIADCYKRLEAASSALGGPTLTHAVTRATKMLTATAMPTVATSVQSPSRSTKLVIIERLLLLAERYVITIEDMYSVPRTILPHGASFNGHPVTLHITYESTKDTFTLETHSNETIASIRWKISEHLSCPVDNVQIFANDSVLTMNRDQKLLSQLGFSDEQSLTVKSSGTGTPSGSSESSASASSGSSSAVFNSAYALEQEKSLPGVVMALVCSVFEMLYQLANLDETRITLRVRKLLLLIPTDPEVQDALDNFVPKESSVWSHQKTLFTLGQGTGSRSPSTASKNQHQPSAASILESLFRSSAPGMSTFRVLYNLEVLSSKLMPTSDDEMAKTSSKSFCDNFLKAGGLSLVVNVMQRDSIPSEVDYETRQGVYSICLQLARFLLVGQSMPMALDDDVIRDGDALSSRPFRNAGRAGRQLSLCATPEKSTYRQMSLSERSSIRVEEIIPAARVAIQTMEVGDFTSTVACFMRLTWAAAAGRLDLVGSPQPIRETHGSLLAQGVRTRVSSTGSNCSSSSEGETTPTALHAGICVRQQSVSIKDAIIAREALSLLVTCLQLRCQQLSSFYNLPSVNDFIIDVLLGSPSGEIRRVACDQLYTLSQSDTSGFADVQKPNLFLLSVILTAQLPLWSPTSVMRGVNQRLLSQCTEYFDLRCQLLDDLTTSEMEASHVITATMLEDEISWLDNFEPSWSSEMETSEADNILLAGHLRLIKTLLSLCGKEKEHLGPSLIQQLLDDFLFRASRIIINTSNSTASPAPSHDFHPKCSTASSRLAAYEVLVMLADSSLSNLRLITSELLSMHHQSDPSLCKEFDYLPPVESRSVSGFVGLKNGGATCYMNAVFQQLYMQPGLPEAFLSIEDDTDQPDESVFYQVQSLFGHLMESKLQYYVPENFWKIFKMWNKELYVREQQDAYEFFTSLVDQLDEHLKKMGREQIFKNTFQGIYSDQKICKDCPHRYEREETFMALNLGVTSCQSLEISLDQFVRGEVLEGSNAYYCEKCKEKRTTVKRTCIKSLPSVLCIHLMRFGFDWESGRSIKYDEQIRFPWVLNMEPYTVSGMARQDCSGEGGEGRGDGTSGGSPRKKVTISENYELVGVVVHSGQAHAGHYYSFIKDRRGSSRGRWYKFNDNVVEEFDMNDETLEYECFGGEYRPKVYDQSNPYPDVRRRYWNAYMLFYQKISDQNSPVLPKKSRVSIMRQEAEDLTLSAPSSPDVSPQSSPRPPRANNDRLTLLTRLVRKGEKKGLFVEKMPTSIYQMVRDENLKFMRNRDVYNSDYFNFTLSLASVNATKLKHPDYQAMAKESLQLAVHFLFHTYLHTKKKLRVDTEEWMATVEVLLSKSSAACQWMIQYLVGSEGREMTRICLLECGMREVRVVVASILEKTLESALHFADPGLDGLTDALLSLLDKDVPENVKNCAQYFSLFSNFSQKGCEACQLLLKHSAYRRMLLFLLGPNRQNNQNRRWSPAQAREFLHLHSTLSLITMHSDLDSQRTHAPEGFCLRVGSIPSSTSLLPLHPDILANIFTPEGQPYLLEVMFAMRELSGPLTSLISMVTYCSYCNEPFSLGVLQLLKTQLETAPPHELKNIFHMLQELLVVEDPLQSQRLKYAFESEKGLLALMHQSNNVDSRRCYQCVKFLVTLAQKCVPAKDYFKDLSGHWSWAVQWLQKKMTEHYWTPQSNVSNETSTNKSFQRTISAQDTLAYATALLNEKEQSGSSNGSDGSPANENAERSLRQGSESPMMLGDSKSDLEDVDP